A genomic window from Anthocerotibacter panamensis C109 includes:
- a CDS encoding GNAT family N-acetyltransferase translates to MEPAKPLIALLPTLRVSTCKAELDLLQLQKLMELTAPWAGGRALEGLEQMVQASDPVLHLWDGDFLVAFGRATSDSVYRAVLWDVMVHPRYQGKGIGRFLVTTLLDHPQLRGVEKIYLFTTHQQGFYERLGFQKNSSTALVLVR, encoded by the coding sequence ATGGAGCCAGCCAAACCCCTTATTGCCTTGCTACCGACCCTGCGCGTCAGCACCTGCAAGGCTGAACTGGACTTGCTCCAGTTACAAAAACTGATGGAACTGACCGCCCCCTGGGCTGGGGGTCGTGCCCTAGAGGGGCTAGAGCAGATGGTACAGGCGAGCGACCCCGTCTTACACCTATGGGATGGAGATTTCCTGGTTGCCTTTGGGCGAGCGACTTCTGACAGTGTTTACCGCGCTGTGCTCTGGGATGTGATGGTCCACCCCCGCTATCAGGGCAAGGGCATTGGGCGTTTTTTGGTCACTACCCTGCTCGATCATCCGCAGTTGCGCGGGGTCGAAAAGATTTATTTATTCACCACCCATCAGCAAGGCTTCTACGAACGTCTTGGTTTTCAGAAAAATTCCTCGACTGCGCTGGTTTTGGTGCGTTAG